One genomic region from Jiangella sp. DSM 45060 encodes:
- a CDS encoding GNAT family N-acetyltransferase encodes MSGDDQIEIRPAGEDDLHATAALHVTELPHGLFPRFGDGFVRRWHRAHLVSPYGVVLVAVRGGEVVGFALGSTDRPANVAWIIGHRRRELALAGLRALLTRPVLAAGFVRSRGLRYAQRLLGRGAAPARVAGAGPVPEAGFGAIAVLEAIVVAREHRGRSIGTGLTDAFLSIVAAAGVERVELVTKAGARGAAGFYERSGWRRVGDHVDRDGDGVHTYRIDPRFVRAR; translated from the coding sequence ATGAGCGGTGACGACCAGATCGAGATCCGGCCGGCGGGCGAGGACGACCTGCACGCGACCGCCGCGCTGCACGTGACGGAGTTGCCGCACGGCCTGTTCCCGCGGTTCGGCGACGGCTTCGTCCGGCGCTGGCACCGCGCCCACCTGGTCTCGCCGTACGGCGTCGTGCTGGTCGCGGTGCGCGGTGGCGAGGTCGTGGGGTTCGCGCTCGGCAGCACCGACCGGCCGGCCAACGTCGCCTGGATCATCGGCCACCGCCGCCGTGAGCTGGCGCTGGCCGGGCTGCGGGCGCTGCTCACCCGGCCGGTGCTGGCCGCCGGGTTCGTCCGGTCGCGCGGGCTGCGGTACGCGCAGCGGCTGCTCGGACGGGGTGCGGCGCCGGCCCGGGTGGCCGGGGCGGGACCCGTTCCGGAGGCGGGCTTCGGCGCGATCGCCGTGCTCGAGGCGATCGTCGTCGCGCGGGAGCACCGGGGCCGGTCCATCGGCACGGGCCTGACCGACGCCTTCCTCTCGATCGTCGCGGCGGCCGGCGTCGAGCGCGTCGAGCTGGTGACGAAGGCGGGCGCCCGCGGCGCGGCCGGGTTCTACGAGCGGTCCGGCTGGCGGCGCGTCGGCGACCACGTCGACCGCGACGGCGACGGGGTGCACACGTATCGGATCGACCCGCGGTTCGTGCGGGCTCGATGA
- a CDS encoding class I SAM-dependent methyltransferase — MGQRYDEFAQWYAGYVTRGVGQTVARAADRLLDRLLGPGDGRLCLDLGCGGGAHVPALTGLGWRVIGADISARQVELARRAGVTAVVASADDLPLDDRSVDAVATIMTTTDFDALPPVFAEVHRVLRPGGRLVVVAGHPCFGGAFVERDDHGACTVHPGYRRHERVEAHPLLGDGIRSRVGVVNVPLPALLNAVIGAGLVLRETAEDDGDEPVPSLLGLVASRPGG, encoded by the coding sequence ATGGGACAGCGCTACGACGAGTTCGCACAGTGGTACGCCGGCTACGTCACCCGCGGGGTTGGACAGACGGTCGCCCGTGCGGCTGACCGCCTGCTGGATCGCCTGCTCGGCCCCGGCGACGGCCGGCTCTGCCTCGACCTCGGCTGTGGCGGCGGCGCCCACGTCCCGGCACTGACCGGCCTGGGCTGGCGGGTGATCGGCGCCGACATCTCCGCCCGGCAGGTCGAGCTGGCCCGCCGGGCCGGCGTCACCGCCGTGGTCGCGAGCGCCGACGACCTCCCGCTCGACGACCGGTCCGTCGACGCCGTCGCGACGATCATGACGACGACCGACTTCGACGCGCTGCCGCCGGTGTTCGCCGAGGTCCACCGGGTACTCCGTCCCGGCGGCCGGCTCGTGGTGGTCGCCGGGCACCCCTGCTTCGGCGGCGCGTTCGTCGAGCGCGACGATCACGGCGCCTGCACCGTCCATCCCGGGTACCGCAGGCACGAGCGGGTCGAGGCGCACCCGCTGCTCGGCGACGGCATCCGATCCCGCGTCGGCGTCGTCAACGTCCCGCTGCCCGCGCTGCTGAACGCCGTGATCGGCGCGGGGCTCGTGCTGCGCGAGACCGCCGAGGACGACGGCGACGAGCCGGTCCCGTCGCTGCTCGGTCTGGTCGCGTCCCGGCCAGGGGGCTGA
- a CDS encoding SMP-30/gluconolactonase/LRE family protein has protein sequence MSARVLMDGIAFGESPRWHDGRLWFSDWGAHQVIAVDDDGRHEVVATVESFPMCIDFLPDGRLLVVDSARRRLLRREPDGSLVAHADLGGFSEHPWNDIVVTAGGDAYVNGIGFDFPGGEFAPGLVVRVTPDGRVDHVAGGLAFPNGMAVTADGATLIVAESYANRLTAFPIEDDGTLGDRRVWADTPGDHPDGICVDAEGAVWYADVGRQHCVRVREGGEVLAAIDFGRGAFACALSRGADPQLYVVGQDFTDPPSPEPTGRLVAYPAPAPGAGRP, from the coding sequence ATGAGCGCACGGGTGCTGATGGACGGGATCGCGTTCGGCGAGTCGCCGCGCTGGCACGACGGCCGGTTGTGGTTCTCCGACTGGGGCGCCCACCAGGTCATCGCGGTCGACGACGACGGGCGGCACGAGGTGGTGGCGACGGTCGAGTCGTTCCCGATGTGCATCGACTTCCTGCCCGACGGCCGGCTGCTGGTGGTCGACTCCGCTCGGCGCCGGCTGCTGCGGCGCGAGCCGGACGGGTCCCTGGTCGCGCACGCGGACCTCGGCGGGTTCTCCGAGCACCCGTGGAACGACATCGTGGTGACGGCCGGCGGCGACGCCTACGTCAACGGCATCGGGTTCGACTTCCCGGGCGGCGAGTTCGCGCCGGGCCTCGTCGTCCGCGTCACGCCGGACGGCCGGGTCGACCACGTCGCCGGCGGCCTCGCGTTCCCGAACGGCATGGCCGTCACCGCCGACGGCGCCACGCTGATCGTCGCGGAGTCGTACGCGAACCGGCTCACCGCGTTCCCCATCGAGGACGACGGCACGCTCGGCGACCGGCGCGTCTGGGCAGACACCCCCGGCGATCACCCCGACGGCATCTGCGTCGACGCCGAGGGCGCGGTCTGGTACGCCGACGTCGGCCGCCAGCACTGCGTCCGGGTCCGCGAGGGCGGCGAGGTGCTGGCCGCCATCGACTTCGGCCGCGGCGCGTTCGCCTGCGCCCTCAGCCGCGGCGCCGACCCCCAGCTGTACGTCGTCGGGCAGGACTTCACCGACCCGCCGTCGCCCGAACCCACCGGCCGGTTGGTCGCCTACCCGGCGCCCGCCCCGGGCGCCGGGCGCCCCTGA
- a CDS encoding alpha/beta fold hydrolase, protein MPYITVGTENSANIDLYYEDHGTGQPVVLIHGYPLDGHSWEKQSAALLDAGYRVISYDRRGFGRSSQPTTGYDYDTFAADLKTVLDILDLRDVVLVGFSMGTGEVGRYLGTYGSERVAKAAFLASLEPFLLQTDDNPTGVPADVFAGIEAAAKGDRYAWFDSFYENFYNLDENLGSRIGEAAVRASWNVAAGASWYASFAVVQSWLTDFRADIEKVDVPALILHGTADRILPIDATAREFAKRLPDADYVEIEGAPHGLLWTHADEVTEALLAFLRK, encoded by the coding sequence ATGCCGTACATCACCGTCGGAACCGAGAACTCGGCGAACATCGACCTGTACTACGAGGACCACGGCACCGGGCAGCCGGTCGTGCTGATCCACGGCTACCCGCTCGACGGGCATTCCTGGGAGAAGCAGTCGGCCGCCCTGCTCGACGCCGGCTACCGCGTCATCAGCTACGACCGCCGCGGCTTCGGCCGGTCCAGCCAGCCGACCACCGGGTACGACTACGACACCTTCGCCGCCGACCTCAAGACCGTCCTCGACATCCTCGACCTGCGCGACGTCGTGCTCGTCGGGTTCTCGATGGGCACCGGCGAGGTGGGCCGCTACCTGGGCACGTACGGCAGCGAGCGGGTCGCCAAGGCCGCGTTCCTCGCGTCGCTCGAGCCGTTCCTGCTGCAGACCGACGACAACCCGACCGGCGTGCCGGCCGACGTGTTCGCCGGCATCGAGGCTGCCGCCAAGGGCGACCGCTACGCCTGGTTCGACTCGTTCTACGAGAACTTCTACAACCTCGACGAGAACCTCGGCAGCCGCATCGGCGAGGCCGCGGTCCGGGCCAGCTGGAACGTCGCCGCCGGGGCGTCCTGGTACGCCTCGTTCGCCGTGGTGCAGAGCTGGCTGACCGACTTCCGGGCCGACATCGAGAAGGTCGACGTGCCGGCGCTGATCCTGCATGGGACGGCCGACCGGATCCTGCCGATCGACGCGACCGCCCGCGAGTTCGCGAAGCGGCTCCCGGACGCCGACTACGTGGAGATCGAGGGCGCGCCGCACGGCCTGCTCTGGACCCACGCCGACGAGGTCACCGAGGCGCTGCTCGCCTTCCTGCGCAAGTAG
- a CDS encoding CGNR zinc finger domain-containing protein, translating to MTELLLDLVNSRIVYPDGPRDELGSDAAAREWLRSRGAQGTRAEIADAREVRSVLAAVIRGEAPVEALAPWVSVMRRSARLTPDGLLWQDDVPDGRQVGARAVEEWAALQGPDGSRIRPCADPDCQHFLVDHSRANARKWHSMEICGNRAKARRHYARSKEAADD from the coding sequence ATGACGGAGTTGCTGCTCGACCTGGTGAACTCGCGCATCGTCTATCCCGACGGTCCGCGCGACGAGCTGGGTTCGGACGCCGCGGCTCGTGAGTGGCTGCGGTCGCGAGGCGCTCAGGGCACGCGCGCCGAGATCGCCGATGCCCGCGAGGTGCGGTCCGTCCTGGCCGCGGTCATCAGGGGCGAGGCGCCGGTGGAGGCACTGGCCCCGTGGGTCTCGGTCATGCGGCGAAGCGCCCGGCTCACCCCCGACGGCCTCCTCTGGCAGGACGACGTCCCCGACGGGCGGCAGGTGGGTGCGCGGGCCGTCGAGGAGTGGGCCGCGCTGCAGGGGCCGGACGGGTCGCGCATCCGGCCCTGCGCCGACCCCGACTGCCAGCACTTCCTCGTCGACCACAGTCGCGCGAACGCCCGGAAGTGGCACTCGATGGAGATCTGCGGCAACCGCGCGAAGGCGCGGCGCCACTACGCCCGCTCGAAGGAGGCGGCGGACGACTGA
- a CDS encoding VOC family protein, giving the protein MTDSAPVRELRLVVTVPDHDAAVHFYRDVLGLPELADFSSPDGRVILLGAGRATLEIVDQSQAEFIDRVEVGSRVAGPIRVALEVDDSAATTRRLASAGAEVLAEPTRTPWDSLNSRLDAPGGLQLTLFTELGD; this is encoded by the coding sequence ATGACCGACTCCGCGCCGGTGCGCGAACTCCGCCTCGTCGTCACCGTCCCCGACCACGACGCCGCCGTCCACTTCTACCGCGACGTGCTGGGCCTGCCCGAGCTCGCCGACTTCTCCTCCCCCGACGGCAGGGTCATCCTGCTGGGCGCCGGCCGGGCCACCCTCGAGATCGTCGACCAGTCCCAGGCCGAGTTCATCGACCGCGTCGAGGTAGGCTCGCGGGTGGCCGGCCCGATCCGCGTCGCCCTGGAGGTCGACGACTCGGCCGCCACCACCCGGCGCCTCGCCTCCGCCGGCGCCGAGGTGCTGGCCGAGCCGACCCGCACCCCTTGGGACTCCCTCAACTCCCGCCTCGACGCCCCCGGCGGCCTGCAGCTCACCCTCTTCACCGAACTCGGCGACTGA
- a CDS encoding gluconokinase gives MGVSGSGKTTIATRLADALGRPFAEADDMHPAANVAKMAAGTPLTDEDRAPWLATVRDWLTSESTQGRAAVVTCSALRRVYRDVLREAAGGVTFVQLDVDPDELAERMRRRKGHFMPPSLLQSQLDTLEPLQPDEDGVRVAAEGRPDDVVAEALRRLGAKAHGHAQ, from the coding sequence ATGGGTGTGTCCGGCTCCGGCAAGACCACCATCGCGACCCGGCTGGCCGACGCGCTCGGCCGGCCGTTCGCCGAGGCCGACGACATGCACCCGGCGGCCAACGTCGCCAAGATGGCGGCCGGCACGCCGCTCACCGACGAGGACCGCGCGCCGTGGCTCGCCACTGTGCGTGACTGGCTGACGAGCGAATCGACGCAGGGCCGCGCCGCCGTCGTCACCTGTTCCGCGCTGCGCCGGGTCTACCGCGACGTGCTCCGTGAGGCGGCCGGCGGGGTCACGTTCGTCCAGCTCGACGTCGATCCGGACGAGCTCGCCGAGCGCATGCGGCGGCGAAAGGGCCACTTCATGCCGCCGAGCCTGCTGCAGTCGCAGCTCGACACGCTGGAGCCGCTGCAGCCGGACGAGGACGGCGTGCGGGTCGCGGCCGAGGGCCGGCCGGACGACGTCGTCGCCGAGGCGTTGCGCCGGCTCGGTGCGAAAGCGCACGGTCACGCCCAGTGA
- a CDS encoding transglycosylase domain-containing protein, which translates to MSTEPEPENAESADTSDRPDRGGPRYRAGRKKRTGWRRIFNWKVFGFTVLGMFLLFAGAIGIAFAMIDVPEPNDFSTSESTIVYWDDGQTELGRFSAENREIVGIEEIPETLQQAVVAAEDRSFYENSGFSITGMARAGWDALTGSSSAGGGSTITQQYVKNYYLTQDRSYTRKLRELVISVKIDQDVDKDQILADYLNTIWFGRGTYGVQTASRSYFGVDVADLDLAQSAALAAILRSPTRYDPTLGPENAERFAQRFQYVLDGMVTTGAVDQATADATVPPEILPEQQVNRYGGPNGYLLMMVRNELVAMGYDEQEIETGGLRVTSTFNTQAQSAAIQAIQDERPTEDADGVRIGLAAVRPGDGAVVAVYGGPDAVEQSYNDAVDAIPQAGSTVKPFVLAAALENGYSLRSRFWGNSPFDPPELGPPVNNQGNRDYGRNVTLERAMENSVNTAFVDVALQLGSDKVADSLVRAGFPDDEQLSANLNPRIAIGIGGVSALNMANSYATLAAQGLRSTTTTVQQIVDRDGAVIHELQAAGERVYEEDVTSDVTYALTETVDNGTADAAQDLDRPVAAKTGTHDDKTAWFAGYTPQLAASVVYFRGDGTESLDGVGGMSHFSGGAYPGRTWTAFMEGALEGLPEEDFPDAANIREDNGNEDEDRPSNNRPNRPDNDDEDEDDNNGNQNGDEGGQPPTEEPPPTEEPPPSSDEGGEEPPPGTDDGTESGTDTGGTDTGGTDTGGTDTGGTDTGGTDGGTDDGTDSGTDTGGTDTGGTDTGGTDTGGTEIGTELGGTDTGTDAGRGAVVLLGAGALAVGGISRRRR; encoded by the coding sequence ATGAGCACGGAACCCGAACCCGAGAACGCCGAATCCGCCGACACCTCCGACCGCCCCGACCGGGGCGGTCCGCGTTATCGAGCCGGCCGCAAGAAGCGGACCGGCTGGCGCCGCATCTTCAACTGGAAGGTGTTCGGCTTCACCGTGCTCGGCATGTTCCTGCTGTTCGCAGGCGCCATCGGCATCGCCTTCGCGATGATCGACGTGCCCGAGCCGAACGACTTCTCCACGTCCGAGTCGACCATCGTGTACTGGGACGACGGCCAGACCGAGCTGGGCCGGTTCAGCGCCGAGAACCGTGAGATCGTCGGCATCGAGGAGATCCCCGAGACCCTCCAGCAGGCCGTCGTGGCCGCCGAGGACCGCAGCTTCTACGAGAACTCCGGGTTCTCGATCACCGGCATGGCCCGGGCCGGCTGGGATGCGCTGACCGGCTCGTCCAGCGCCGGCGGCGGCTCGACCATCACCCAGCAGTACGTCAAGAACTACTACCTCACCCAGGACCGCTCCTACACGCGGAAGCTGCGCGAGCTGGTCATCTCGGTGAAGATCGACCAGGACGTCGACAAGGACCAGATCCTGGCCGACTACCTCAACACCATCTGGTTCGGCCGCGGCACGTACGGCGTGCAGACGGCGTCGCGGTCCTACTTCGGCGTCGACGTCGCCGATCTCGATCTCGCGCAGAGCGCCGCGCTGGCCGCCATCCTGCGCTCGCCGACGCGCTACGACCCCACGCTCGGCCCCGAGAACGCCGAGCGGTTCGCGCAGCGGTTCCAGTACGTGCTCGACGGCATGGTCACGACCGGCGCCGTCGACCAAGCCACCGCCGACGCCACGGTGCCGCCGGAGATCCTGCCCGAGCAGCAGGTCAACCGGTACGGCGGGCCCAACGGCTACCTGCTGATGATGGTCCGCAACGAGCTGGTCGCCATGGGCTACGACGAGCAGGAGATCGAGACCGGCGGGCTGCGGGTCACGTCGACGTTCAACACGCAGGCGCAGTCGGCGGCCATCCAGGCGATCCAGGACGAGCGGCCCACCGAGGACGCCGACGGCGTGCGCATCGGCCTCGCGGCGGTGCGGCCCGGCGACGGCGCCGTCGTGGCGGTGTACGGCGGGCCCGACGCCGTCGAGCAGAGCTACAACGACGCCGTCGACGCCATTCCGCAGGCCGGTTCCACGGTGAAGCCGTTCGTGCTGGCCGCGGCGCTGGAGAACGGCTACTCGCTGCGCAGCCGCTTCTGGGGCAACTCGCCGTTCGACCCGCCCGAGCTCGGCCCGCCGGTGAACAACCAGGGCAACCGCGACTACGGCCGCAACGTCACGCTCGAACGCGCCATGGAGAACTCCGTCAACACCGCGTTCGTCGACGTCGCCCTGCAACTGGGCTCCGACAAGGTGGCCGACTCCCTGGTCCGGGCCGGTTTCCCCGACGACGAGCAGTTGTCCGCGAACCTCAACCCGCGCATCGCCATCGGCATCGGCGGCGTGTCGGCGCTGAACATGGCCAACTCCTACGCCACGCTCGCCGCCCAGGGCCTGCGCTCGACCACGACCACCGTCCAGCAGATCGTCGACCGCGACGGCGCCGTCATCCACGAGCTCCAGGCGGCCGGGGAGCGGGTGTACGAGGAGGACGTCACCAGCGACGTCACCTACGCCCTCACCGAGACCGTCGACAACGGCACCGCCGACGCCGCCCAGGACCTCGACCGCCCGGTCGCGGCGAAGACCGGCACCCACGACGACAAGACGGCCTGGTTCGCCGGCTACACGCCGCAGCTGGCCGCGTCGGTCGTGTACTTCCGCGGCGACGGCACCGAGTCGCTCGACGGCGTCGGCGGCATGTCCCACTTCAGCGGCGGCGCCTACCCGGGCCGCACGTGGACGGCGTTCATGGAGGGCGCGCTCGAGGGGCTGCCCGAGGAGGACTTCCCAGACGCCGCGAACATCCGCGAGGACAACGGCAACGAAGACGAGGACCGGCCGAGCAACAACCGTCCCAACCGTCCTGACAACGACGACGAGGACGAGGACGACAACAACGGCAACCAGAACGGCGACGAGGGCGGGCAGCCCCCGACGGAGGAGCCGCCGCCGACCGAGGAGCCGCCGCCGAGCAGCGACGAGGGTGGCGAGGAGCCGCCGCCCGGAACGGACGACGGCACCGAGTCCGGCACCGACACCGGCGGCACCGACACCGGCGGGACGGACACCGGCGGCACCGACACGGGTGGTACTGACACCGGCGGCACGGACGGCGGGACAGACGACGGCACCGACTCCGGCACCGACACGGGCGGCACCGACACCGGCGGCACCGACACCGGCGGGACGGACACCGGCGGCACCGAGATCGGCACCGAGCTGGGCGGCACCGACACCGGCACCGACGCCGGCCGGGGCGCGGTCGTGCTGCTGGGCGCGGGTGCGCTGGCCGTCGGCGGGATCAGCCGGCGGCGTCGATGA